The Montipora capricornis isolate CH-2021 chromosome 6, ASM3666992v2, whole genome shotgun sequence genome has a window encoding:
- the LOC138053280 gene encoding uncharacterized protein translates to MGKAILRDFCSYKRTIAFEHSKRWYEHNPEKYLEIQTYKVITERRPDLLVLDYINYNALKYELIQSGVCHIGISDRSLIFAVRKFSLPKRSPLIEQSRQFRNFDGDLFRTDLSLVPWHLVDYKLNPNSAWEMWSNMFLKICDFHAPKRSRKIRNNHAPWLTPELKKLMFQRDKLKRVANINKTEANWDSYKSARNNVNISIKKAKAEYYERYFEENMGDMRKTWKGINMISGRGSRTTEISNIIEDDSCCTDPNDISNGLNAHFTKIGPTLANNIPETGNSFEDFINPSISSFSLTETNVGVVHRLIKSLALNKATGLDGISSRLLREAADIEMPYLTNTINFSIRSGVFPDKWKVAKVLPVYKDDKLNLKQVTIDQYQYYP, encoded by the exons ATGGGAAAAGCTATTCTCCGGGACTTCTGTAGCTACAAGAGAACAATAGCATTTGAACACTCAAAAAGGTGGTATGAACACAACCCAGagaaatatttagaaatacagacGTATAAGGTGATAACAGAGAGAAGACCAGACCTGCTGGTGCTTGACTATATTAATTACAATGCATTGAAATACGAGCTGATTCAG TCTGGCGTTTGTCACATTGGCATTAGCGACCGTTCTCTAATTTTTGCTGTTCGTAAATTCAGTTTGCCAAAACGATCTCCCCTGATTGAACAGAGCAGACAATTCAGAAATTTTGATGGAGATCTGTTTCGTACTGATCTTAGTCTGGTCCCATGGCACCTTGTTGACTATAAACTTAATCCAAACAGTGCATGGGAGATGTGGTCCAATATGTTTCTGAAAATCTGTGATTTTCATGCTCCAAAGAGGAGcagaaaaattagaaataaccaTGCCCCCTGGCTAACCCCTGAACTAAAGAAGCTGATGTTCCAAAGGGATAAACTTAAAAGGGTGGCTAATATAAATAAAACCGAAGCTAATTGGGACAGTTATAAATCTGCACgtaataatgtaaatattagtatAAAGAAGGCTAAAGCTGAGTATTATGAGCGTTACTTTGAAGAAAATATGGGTGACATGAGAAAAACATGGAAAGGTATAAACATGATTTCGGGACGAGGTTCTCGTACTACAGAGATCAGTAATATTATAGAAGATGACTCGTGTTGTACAGACCCAAATGACATTAGTAACGGTCTTAATGCTCATTTTACGAAGATTGGCCCGACACTTGCAAACAACATACCTGAAACTGGTAATAGCTTTGAGGATTTTATAAATCCATCAATATCTAGCTTCTCTCTTACAGAAACAAATGTAGGAGTAGTCCATCGATTGATTAAGTCATTGGCTCTTAATAAGGCTACAGGCCTTGATGGAATATCTAGTAGGTTATTAAGGGAGGCGGCAGATATTGAAATGCCCTATTTAACCAATACTATAAATTTTTCAATAAGGAGTGGAGTGTTCCCAGATAAATGGAAAGTAGCAAAGGTGCTACCAGTTTATAAAGATGATAAATTAAATCTGAAGCAAGTAACTATAGACCAATATCAATATTACCCATAG